Proteins from a single region of Arctopsyche grandis isolate Sample6627 chromosome 1, ASM5162203v2, whole genome shotgun sequence:
- the LOC143923010 gene encoding 1-acyl-sn-glycerol-3-phosphate acyltransferase gamma-like, whose protein sequence is MNLKAIQQLTVVQLCFAISFFTSGIILNIIQGSLYFTLRRFNKYLYRKINYYLAYSFYSQLVFMAEWWSESETAVYIDKTEFEKYYGKEHGLLLMNHSYEIDWLMGWKFCDGIGVLGNCKAFAKKSIQYMPPVGWSWKFGEYVFLERSYDKDKEIILKQLQELGNYPDPIWLLIFPEGTRFSPEKHEASQKFAEKNGLPILKHHLTPRTKGFTTSLMGMKGKINAIYDINIAFNKDDKVAPTMTNLLYGKKVLCHLHIRRIPIEDVPETEAEASKWLHDLYIVKDKMQESFLKTGDFFTTSGVKRIQPFELPRRMYSFVNTIFWNIIILVPALRYILGLLFSGELLYFSIAIGICSAFYIMLKLLIGMSQISKASSYGTEKKKA, encoded by the exons atgaatTTGAAAGCAATCCAGCAATTGACTGTTGTCCAGTTATGTTTTGCAATATCCTTCTTTACATCaggaattattttaaatataatacaaggaTCCCTATATTTTACACTAAGaagatttaataaatatttgtatagaaaaataaattattatctcGCTTACTCGTTTTATAGTC aaTTAGTTTTTATGGCAGAATGGTGGTCAGAATCTGAAACTGCGGTATACATTGACAAAACCGAATTCGAAAAATACTATGGAAAAGAACATGGTCTTTTATTGATGAATCATTCTTATGAAATTGACTGGCTAATGGGTTGGAAATTTTGCGATGGTATTGGAGTTTTAGGA AATTGTAAAGCATTTGCGAAAAAGTCAATTCAATACATGCCACCAGTGGGATGGTCTTGGAAATTCGGCGAGTATGTCTTCCTGGAAAGGTCGTACGATAAGGACAAGGAAATTATTCTGAAACAATTACAAGAATTGGGAAACTATCCTGATCCTATATGG CTGTTGATTTTTCCTGAGGGTACGAGATTTTCACCAGAAAAACATGAAGCATCTCAGAAGTTTGCCGAAAAGAATGGTTTACCCATATTAAAGCACCATCTCACTCCAAGAACGAAAGGTTTCACTACAAGCTTGATGGGCATGAAAGGAAAAATAAATGCCATTTATGACATCAACATTGCTTTCAACAAGGATGataag GTTGCACCAACAATGACGAATTTGCTCTATGGCAAAAAAGTGTTATGTCATCTTCATATTAGGAGGATACCAATAGAGGATGTTCCAGAAACAGAAGCAGAAGCTTCTAAATGGTTACATGACCTTTATATTGTCAAA GATAAAATGCAAGAGTCGTTCCTTAAGACAGGTGACTTCTTTACAACTTCTGGTGTTAAAAGAATTCAACCATTTGAACTACCTCGCCGAATGTATTCATTTGTAAACACcatattttggaatattatcaTATTAGTACCAGCTCTTCGGTATATACTAGGATTACTCTTTAGTGGAGAGCTATTGTATTTTTCGATAGCCATTGGAATCTGCAGTGCAT tttatattatgttGAAACTTCTCATTGGAATGTCACAAATCAGCAAAGCGTCTTCATACGGTACTGAGAAAAAAAAAGCATAG
- the gdl gene encoding gonadal protein gdl — protein MELKEPSPEDLQRKLYLLLDQLQAMARELPPQYQMRVPIELLSGLANSLLNDTIFEIVKGLMEIQHVTEKHIFQQRLQIVNRQKMELEEMIIRTPSTEEQAEQKLSLLAKHKEEMKQTDMKLILQLDQKVSDQQVTLEKAGVPGFYVTNKPIEVKVQMHLLDFILRLSNMPLP, from the exons ATGGAATTAAAAGAGCCTTCGCCAGAAGATCTACAAAGGAAGTTGTATCTTTTATTGGACCAACTTCAAGCGATGGCGAGAGAACTACCAcc ACAGTATCAAATGCGTGTGCCCATAGAACTTCTATCAGGTTTAGCTAATTCGTTACTAAATGATACAATTTTCGAAATAGTAAAGGGATTGATGGAAATCCAACACGTCACTGAAAAACATATATTTCAACAGCGGCTTCAAATTGTTAACAGGCAGAAAA TGGAATTAGAAGAAATGATTATTAGGACGCCATCTACAGAAGAACAGGCTGAGCAAAAGTTGTCATTATTAGCAAAACACAAGGAAGAAATGAAGCAAACTGATATGAAATTAATACTACAACTTGATCAAAAA GTAAGTGACCAGCAAGTTACACTGGAAAAGGCTGGAGTGCCTGGATTTTATGTTACCAACAAACCGATTGAAGTAAAGGTGCAAATGCATTtacttgattttattttgagatTGAGCAACATGCCACTTCCTTGA